The following proteins come from a genomic window of Campylobacter coli 76339:
- a CDS encoding Putative lipoprotein, with protein sequence MRKKIFLFILLGVLFSACSTKNNEGLYNLSANEWYKQIIKDLQDKDLEKADDHYNGMASEHIADPLLETTQIILAQAHMDEEEYQLAEFYLDEYNKKFGNSRNVDYIRYLKIKAKFDAFAVPNRNQALMLESQKEIDSFLKDYPYTEYEPLVQTMLTKFNLAVFYLNDTIHDLYERTGHTQSAEIYQERLQESEFYHQSIIKPELPWYRSIFEKF encoded by the coding sequence ATGAGAAAAAAAATCTTTCTATTTATCTTACTAGGAGTTTTATTCAGTGCTTGTAGCACAAAAAATAATGAAGGGCTGTATAATTTAAGCGCAAATGAATGGTATAAGCAAATCATTAAAGATTTGCAAGATAAGGACTTAGAAAAGGCTGATGATCATTATAATGGTATGGCAAGTGAGCACATAGCAGATCCACTTTTAGAGACAACTCAAATTATCTTAGCACAAGCACATATGGATGAAGAAGAATATCAATTAGCAGAGTTTTATTTGGATGAATATAATAAAAAATTTGGAAATTCACGCAACGTAGATTATATTCGCTATCTTAAAATTAAGGCCAAATTCGATGCCTTTGCTGTACCAAACCGCAATCAAGCTCTTATGCTTGAAAGTCAAAAAGAAATAGATAGTTTTTTAAAAGATTATCCTTATACAGAATATGAACCTTTAGTACAAACTATGTTGACTAAATTTAATTTGGCAGTATTTTATTTAAATGATACAATACACGATTTATATGAGCGCACAGGACATACTCAAAGCGCTGAAATTTACCAAGAAAGATTACAAGAAAGCGAATTTTATCATCAAAGTATCATTAAGCCAGAGCTTCCTTGGTATAGAAGTATATTTGAAAAATTTTAG
- a CDS encoding Transformation system protein, producing the protein MKVAFSLLELILCIIILGLIFTSISKLFYQLNKNHNYLNYFERLYALQDKLYAHPHQKDIKLHVQNLKTLDFKENYADDKIFQFKKLYIPDQDYSLYFYDE; encoded by the coding sequence ATGAAGGTTGCATTTTCGCTTTTAGAATTAATTCTTTGCATTATTATTTTAGGATTAATTTTTACAAGTATTTCTAAATTATTTTATCAGCTAAATAAAAACCATAATTATTTAAATTATTTTGAAAGATTATACGCACTACAAGATAAACTTTACGCCCATCCTCATCAAAAAGATATAAAGCTTCATGTACAAAATTTAAAAACTCTTGATTTTAAAGAAAACTATGCAGACGATAAAATCTTTCAATTTAAAAAATTATATATTCCAGATCAAGACTACTCCCTATATTTTTACGATGAATAA
- a CDS encoding ATP-dependent protease La Type I, translating to MQIEEMQNYPSNLPILVEDELFLYPFMITPIFISDSANMKALDLAIKNDSMLFVAPSKLENGRSFDEIYDCGVVGTIMRKVPLPDDRVKILFQGYAKARIIKPLSNKPLEAQIELIKEENLEATKKEALLDVLKEKVRALANVSHYFSPDLLRTIDEGLDASRICDLILNTIRIKKHEAYEFFILTNLEEKLLKLIDLIAQEIEANKIQKEIKNKVHSRIDKVNKEYFLKEQLKQIQKELGSDSQKEDEVRDYYKKLESKKKFMHEDAYKEIKKQIEKFERIHQDNSEASMIQTYIETALDVPFEKVAKKKLDIKEVAKQLNHDHYALNKPKERIEEYFAVRELLEKRGIADKDGAKVILCLYGPPGVGKTSLANSVAKALKRELIRIALGGLEDVNELRGHRRTYIGAMPGRITQGLIEAKQINPVVVLDEIDKLNRSFRGDPSAVLLEILDPEQNSKFRDYYLNFNLDLSKVIFIATANDISNIPAPLRDRMEFIELSSYTPNEKFHITKKYLIPDELKKHGLKSSELDINDETIELIISEYTRESGVRNLRRKIAELCRKSAKKLLLEDIKKVSINVKNLNEFLDKKVFEIEKHDGENRVGQVNGLAWTSVGGDVLKVEAIKIKGKGELTLTGSLGDVMKESARIAFSVIKVLIDEGRIKIPKKMIIDPKNNVYDSYNLHIHVPDGATPKDGPSAGITMSTAIASVFSDKKVRSDVAMTGEIDLAGKVLPIGGLKEKLIAAYKADIKIALIPKKNYERDLKDIPDEVKDNMKIIGVTDFDEVLKYALV from the coding sequence ATGCAAATTGAAGAAATGCAAAATTATCCGAGTAATTTACCTATTCTAGTAGAAGATGAATTATTTTTATATCCATTTATGATTACTCCAATTTTTATTAGCGATTCGGCAAATATGAAAGCTTTGGATTTGGCGATTAAGAATGATTCAATGCTTTTTGTAGCTCCTTCAAAACTTGAAAATGGAAGATCTTTTGATGAAATTTATGACTGCGGGGTAGTTGGAACGATTATGAGAAAAGTTCCTTTACCTGATGATAGAGTTAAAATACTTTTTCAAGGTTATGCTAAAGCTAGAATTATCAAACCGCTTTCAAACAAACCTTTAGAAGCTCAAATAGAGCTCATCAAAGAAGAAAATTTGGAAGCTACAAAAAAAGAAGCCTTACTAGATGTTTTAAAAGAAAAAGTGAGAGCTTTAGCAAATGTAAGTCATTATTTTTCACCTGATTTACTTCGAACTATAGACGAGGGTTTGGATGCTTCTAGAATTTGTGATTTGATTTTAAATACTATCCGTATAAAAAAACACGAGGCCTATGAATTTTTTATCTTAACTAACCTAGAAGAAAAGCTTTTAAAATTAATAGACTTGATAGCTCAAGAAATAGAAGCCAATAAAATTCAAAAAGAAATCAAAAACAAGGTTCATTCTCGCATTGATAAAGTCAATAAAGAATATTTTTTAAAAGAACAGCTTAAGCAAATTCAAAAAGAATTAGGTAGTGACAGCCAAAAAGAGGATGAAGTTAGGGATTATTATAAAAAATTAGAAAGCAAAAAGAAATTTATGCACGAGGATGCTTACAAGGAAATTAAAAAGCAAATTGAGAAATTTGAACGCATTCATCAAGATAATTCCGAAGCTTCTATGATACAAACCTATATTGAAACTGCTTTAGATGTACCTTTTGAAAAAGTAGCAAAGAAAAAACTTGACATTAAAGAAGTAGCCAAGCAGTTAAATCACGATCATTATGCGCTTAATAAACCAAAAGAACGCATTGAGGAGTATTTTGCTGTGCGTGAGCTTTTAGAAAAGCGTGGTATAGCAGATAAAGATGGAGCTAAAGTTATACTTTGTCTTTATGGACCTCCAGGGGTTGGAAAAACTTCATTGGCTAATTCTGTTGCTAAAGCATTAAAAAGAGAACTTATTCGCATCGCTTTAGGGGGTTTAGAGGATGTGAATGAATTGCGCGGACATCGCCGTACTTATATAGGTGCGATGCCAGGACGCATTACTCAAGGTTTGATTGAAGCAAAACAAATAAATCCTGTAGTTGTGCTTGATGAAATTGATAAGCTAAATAGAAGTTTTAGAGGCGATCCTAGTGCGGTTCTTTTAGAAATTTTAGATCCTGAACAAAATTCTAAATTTAGGGATTATTATTTAAATTTTAATCTTGATTTGAGCAAGGTGATTTTTATAGCAACGGCTAATGATATAAGCAATATACCTGCTCCTTTAAGGGATAGGATGGAATTTATAGAGCTAAGCTCTTATACTCCAAATGAAAAATTTCACATTACTAAAAAATATTTAATTCCTGATGAGCTTAAAAAGCATGGATTAAAATCTAGTGAATTAGATATTAATGATGAGACTATAGAGCTTATCATAAGCGAATACACTAGAGAATCGGGGGTAAGAAATTTACGCAGAAAAATAGCTGAGCTTTGCCGTAAAAGTGCTAAAAAATTACTTTTAGAAGATATTAAAAAAGTAAGCATCAATGTTAAAAATTTAAATGAATTTTTAGATAAAAAAGTTTTTGAGATAGAAAAGCATGATGGAGAAAACCGCGTAGGACAAGTCAATGGACTAGCATGGACTAGTGTGGGCGGAGATGTTTTAAAGGTTGAAGCGATCAAGATTAAAGGTAAGGGAGAATTGACTCTTACTGGAAGCTTGGGTGATGTGATGAAAGAATCTGCTAGAATTGCTTTTAGCGTGATTAAGGTTTTAATCGATGAAGGGAGGATTAAAATTCCTAAAAAGATGATTATTGATCCTAAAAACAATGTTTATGATAGTTATAACTTGCATATCCATGTACCCGATGGCGCAACTCCAAAAGATGGCCCAAGTGCTGGAATTACGATGAGCACAGCTATCGCTTCAGTTTTTAGCGATAAAAAGGTTCGATCTGATGTGGCTATGACTGGAGAGATAGATTTGGCTGGAAAAGTATTGCCTATAGGAGGGCTTAAAGAAAAGCTTATTGCAGCATATAAAGCTGATATTAAAATAGCTTTGATTCCAAAGAAAAACTATGAAAGAGATTTAAAAGATATTCCTGATGAGGTTAAAGATAACATGAAAATCATTGGAGTTACAGATTTTGATGAGGTTTTAAAATACGCTTTAGTTTAA
- a CDS encoding Pyrroline-5-carboxylate reductase — translation MKADLYILANGAMAQALAYGLKDSYNIYIVGRNLEKLQNLEKEGFKTLLYEDFNIENKNIILAFKPYALESVAANLKGKAKILISVLANTDFDKLKLIQAQNYARIMPNTAAKYKASTTPYILKNSNFKDEIIEILNTFGKAYELSEEKQMNAAMAISGCAPAFLALVAESIANAGVHEGLSKELSLNLTRSLFKSAAALLENEHPAIIKENICSPAGVTIKGIKVLEQKGIRGTFFEALNASAT, via the coding sequence ATGAAAGCCGATTTATATATACTTGCTAATGGTGCAATGGCGCAAGCTTTAGCTTATGGATTAAAAGATTCTTATAATATCTATATAGTTGGTAGAAATTTAGAAAAACTTCAAAATTTAGAAAAAGAAGGTTTTAAAACTCTACTCTATGAAGATTTTAATATAGAAAATAAAAATATTATCTTAGCTTTTAAGCCTTATGCTTTAGAAAGTGTCGCAGCAAATTTAAAAGGCAAAGCAAAAATTTTAATTTCAGTTTTAGCCAATACAGACTTTGATAAACTAAAACTTATCCAAGCTCAAAACTACGCGAGGATAATGCCAAATACAGCAGCTAAATATAAAGCTTCTACAACTCCTTATATTTTAAAAAATTCAAATTTTAAAGATGAAATCATAGAAATTTTAAATACTTTTGGCAAAGCTTATGAATTAAGCGAAGAAAAACAAATGAATGCTGCAATGGCTATAAGTGGTTGCGCTCCTGCTTTTTTGGCATTAGTAGCTGAAAGCATTGCTAATGCTGGCGTACATGAAGGACTATCAAAAGAGCTAAGCTTAAATCTTACTCGTTCACTTTTTAAAAGCGCCGCAGCCTTATTAGAAAATGAGCACCCAGCTATCATTAAAGAAAATATCTGCTCGCCTGCAGGCGTTACTATAAAAGGGATTAAAGTATTAGAACAAAAAGGCATCCGTGGGACTTTCTTTGAAGCTCTTAATGCTAGTGCAACATGA
- a CDS encoding SSU ribosomal protein S18p @ SSU ribosomal protein S18p, zinc-independent encodes MAEKRKYSRKYCKYTEAKVEFIDYKDTAMLKHALSERFKIMPRRLTGTRQKIPRNGRSCY; translated from the coding sequence ATGGCAGAAAAAAGAAAATACTCTCGCAAATATTGCAAATACACAGAAGCAAAAGTTGAATTTATTGATTATAAAGATACAGCTATGTTAAAACATGCTTTATCAGAAAGATTTAAAATCATGCCTCGCCGCTTAACAGGGACAAGACAAAAAATACCAAGAAATGGTAGAAGTTGCTATTAA
- a CDS encoding Flagellar assembly factor FliW has product MTLAVKCPILGFEETKNMEFSTIDEVFVRLKSLDGKDFSFVLINPYLIRPDYEFDIPTYYQELLSLTPESNMKIFNIVAIAKSIEESTVNFLAPVVINLDNNSMVQVILDTVNYPDFFQADQIANYIKK; this is encoded by the coding sequence ATGACACTAGCTGTTAAATGCCCTATCTTAGGTTTCGAAGAAACCAAAAATATGGAATTTTCAACCATTGATGAAGTGTTTGTAAGACTTAAAAGTCTTGATGGAAAAGATTTTTCTTTTGTTCTTATTAACCCTTATCTTATAAGACCAGATTATGAATTTGATATACCTACATACTACCAAGAATTACTTTCTTTAACACCTGAATCTAATATGAAAATTTTCAATATAGTAGCAATTGCTAAAAGCATAGAAGAGTCTACTGTAAATTTCCTAGCTCCTGTAGTTATCAATCTTGATAATAATTCTATGGTGCAAGTAATTCTAGACACTGTAAATTATCCTGACTTTTTTCAAGCAGATCAGATTGCAAACTATATTAAAAAGTAA